In Apilactobacillus bombintestini, one genomic interval encodes:
- a CDS encoding SepM family pheromone-processing serine protease, with protein sequence MKKILKSKKTFNVFIIVAVILIVGSILNIPFLPKYIEGPGSAPNLKNVVKVDNHNDSYKGKFMFTTVSEMQASPITYLWAKINPHYSIEDDVTDGQSMSSYENLQNIYMRTSISNAVYNAFHYAKKDVSLTYQGIYVLEVDKKSKFYGFIQPGDLITSLNGHSFKSSSQFRKYVKSKKIGDNMDITFYRGKKKMHVSKKLYGLAGSKIPGIGIVLTDNNEVKTQFPVKVNPGQVGGPSAGLMFSLEIYQQLVKKDIRNANAIAGTGTIDEYGNVGEIGGIDKKIIAARDNGARYFLAPYVKPTKEVISQEEDHMTNYQLAVKTAKKYAPKMKVIPVSSFSDALQKLKKL encoded by the coding sequence ATGAAAAAAATTTTAAAGAGCAAGAAAACATTTAACGTATTTATTATTGTTGCCGTAATTTTAATTGTTGGCTCAATTTTAAATATCCCATTCTTACCCAAATATATTGAGGGACCTGGCTCAGCGCCTAACTTAAAAAATGTGGTAAAAGTTGATAACCATAATGATAGTTATAAAGGAAAGTTTATGTTTACTACGGTAAGTGAAATGCAAGCTTCTCCTATAACTTACCTTTGGGCTAAGATTAATCCACATTACTCAATTGAAGATGATGTTACTGATGGTCAATCCATGAGTAGTTATGAAAATCTACAAAATATTTATATGAGGACATCCATTAGTAATGCGGTATATAATGCATTCCACTATGCTAAGAAGGATGTATCGCTAACTTATCAAGGCATTTATGTATTGGAAGTAGATAAAAAATCTAAGTTTTACGGATTCATTCAACCAGGAGATTTAATTACTTCATTAAATGGACATAGTTTTAAAAGTTCTAGTCAATTTAGAAAGTATGTTAAATCTAAAAAGATTGGCGATAACATGGATATAACTTTTTATCGTGGTAAAAAGAAAATGCATGTTTCCAAAAAATTATATGGATTAGCAGGAAGTAAGATTCCTGGTATAGGAATAGTGCTAACTGATAATAATGAAGTTAAAACGCAATTTCCTGTTAAAGTAAATCCTGGTCAAGTGGGTGGACCATCTGCTGGATTAATGTTCTCATTGGAAATATATCAACAATTAGTCAAAAAAGATATTAGAAATGCAAATGCTATTGCTGGTACAGGTACTATTGATGAATATGGTAATGTAGGAGAAATTGGTGGAATTGATAAAAAAATTATTGCTGCCAGAGATAACGGAGCAAGATATTTCTTAGCACCTTATGTTAAACCTACTAAAGAAGTGATTAGTCAGGAAGAAGATCATATGACTAATTATCAATTAGCTGTTAAAACAGCAAAAAAATATGCACCTAAAATGAAGGTTATTCCTGTATCCTCATTCAGCGATGCATTACAAAAATTGAAAAAATTATAA
- the rpsO gene encoding 30S ribosomal protein S15: protein MALTQAKKNDIIKKYARHDGDTGSAEVQIAVLTADINEINAHMKEHKKDFHSQRGLLKKIGHRRNLLRYLRNTDVKRYRDLIKSLGLRR, encoded by the coding sequence ATGGCTCTAACACAAGCTAAGAAAAACGACATCATCAAGAAGTATGCTCGTCATGATGGTGATACTGGTTCTGCTGAAGTACAAATTGCTGTACTAACTGCTGACATTAACGAAATTAATGCTCACATGAAAGAACACAAGAAGGATTTCCATTCACAACGTGGTTTGTTGAAGAAAATCGGTCACCGTCGTAACTTACTAAGATACTTACGTAATACTGATGTAAAGCGTTACCGTGATTTAATCAAGAGTTTAGGTTTACGTCGTTAA
- a CDS encoding ribonuclease J, which yields MKNSVKLIPLGGLREDGKNLYAVEINDGIYVLDCGLKYPENDMLGIDVVIPDFSYLRDNKEKIVGVFLSNGDMDSIGALPYFVSEFDVPVFGSKLTIEMAKYEVNGNAKSKGFDNFNIINEKSEIIFDDVTVSFFKTSHSVPDSMGISLAIDEGQIVYTGDFKFDPALRDRFATDYGSIAKVGTKKVIALLSDSENADNPFPMASELQTEKYILDTFEDSKGRVIVAANSANLLRIQQIMEAAEKSGRKIFVGKHLDAKVRLAMKLNYLKAPDDLLITKLSDLKKLEDNEIIILATNPSTEPINIVQRMAAQQQRNLNIKSGDVVLIATSPAPAMDNSMAKTDDMVYRADGSVKVISNDLNISNHASASDIQMLINLLKPDYFIPVSGEYMMMNESKHAALEMGMDESHVLMLNKGDTIEYDGAKFHHGNAVEAGNTMIDGIGVGDIGNIVLRDRKVLSEDGIFIIVVTIDRKKKIIISRPKITSRGFIYVKSNKSLMNEASEIVSKTIQLNLDNKEFDWSHLKQSVREKISHFLFEKTKRRPVILPVIMEVNQHHRKKRSSK from the coding sequence ATGAAAAATAGTGTAAAACTTATTCCCTTAGGTGGATTAAGGGAAGACGGCAAGAATCTTTATGCCGTCGAAATTAACGATGGTATTTATGTTTTAGATTGTGGATTGAAATATCCTGAAAATGATATGTTAGGAATTGATGTAGTAATTCCTGATTTTTCATACTTAAGAGACAATAAAGAAAAAATCGTTGGTGTATTTCTATCTAATGGAGATATGGATTCAATTGGTGCATTGCCTTACTTTGTAAGTGAATTCGATGTTCCTGTATTTGGATCTAAATTAACCATTGAAATGGCCAAGTATGAAGTAAATGGAAATGCAAAGTCTAAAGGATTCGATAATTTCAATATTATTAATGAAAAAAGTGAAATTATTTTTGATGATGTAACAGTTAGTTTCTTTAAGACTAGTCATTCAGTTCCTGATTCAATGGGTATTTCATTAGCAATTGATGAAGGACAAATTGTTTATACTGGTGATTTCAAATTTGATCCAGCTCTTCGTGATAGATTTGCTACTGATTATGGTTCTATTGCAAAAGTGGGAACAAAGAAAGTTATTGCTTTGTTATCAGATTCAGAAAATGCTGATAATCCTTTCCCAATGGCAAGTGAACTTCAAACTGAAAAGTATATCTTAGATACATTTGAAGATAGCAAGGGACGTGTAATAGTTGCTGCTAACTCAGCTAACTTATTAAGAATCCAACAAATCATGGAAGCAGCTGAAAAATCTGGTAGAAAGATTTTCGTTGGTAAGCATCTAGATGCAAAAGTTAGACTTGCTATGAAACTTAATTATCTTAAAGCACCTGATGATTTGTTAATCACTAAATTGAGTGATTTAAAGAAGCTAGAAGATAATGAAATTATTATTTTAGCTACTAACCCATCCACAGAACCTATCAATATTGTTCAACGTATGGCAGCTCAACAACAAAGAAATCTAAATATTAAATCAGGTGACGTTGTATTAATAGCAACTAGCCCAGCACCTGCTATGGATAACAGTATGGCTAAAACAGATGATATGGTTTACCGTGCTGATGGTTCAGTAAAAGTAATCTCCAATGATTTGAATATTTCAAACCACGCAAGTGCTAGCGATATTCAAATGTTGATTAATTTACTAAAACCTGATTACTTTATCCCTGTAAGTGGAGAATACATGATGATGAACGAAAGTAAACATGCTGCACTTGAAATGGGTATGGATGAATCTCATGTGTTAATGCTTAATAAGGGTGACACTATTGAATATGATGGTGCTAAATTCCACCATGGAAATGCTGTTGAAGCAGGAAATACTATGATTGATGGAATCGGTGTTGGTGATATTGGAAACATCGTATTAAGAGATCGTAAAGTGTTATCTGAAGATGGAATTTTCATCATTGTAGTTACAATAGACAGAAAGAAAAAGATTATTATTTCTCGTCCTAAGATTACTTCACGTGGATTTATCTATGTTAAATCTAACAAGAGTCTAATGAATGAAGCATCTGAAATTGTTTCTAAGACTATTCAATTGAACCTTGATAATAAAGAATTTGATTGGAGTCATTTAAAACAATCAGTTCGTGAAAAGATTAGTCACTTCTTATTTGAAAAGACTAAACGTAGACCAGTTATTCTTCCAGTTATCATGGAAGTTAACCAACATCACAGAAAAAAGAGATCATCAAAATAA
- a CDS encoding ComEA family DNA-binding protein yields the protein MNKILETIERIKDFINEYAYKIIISLVSACAILILAGFWLIRGSNLSTDNNGEPSGDQSNKVTSTESNDSGEVYVDVKGEVKHPGMYKLNSGSRVNDAIKQAEGFTKNADQSSINLAQNLSDEEVIVVDNYKNHKENTQNSFSNASSNNSEPGKIHLNSADTNELQKLDRVGAKTAQKIVDFRNENHGFKNIEEIKQVSGLGDKSYERLKDSVTL from the coding sequence GTGAATAAGATATTGGAAACAATAGAACGTATAAAAGATTTTATTAATGAATATGCATATAAAATTATTATTAGTTTAGTTTCTGCATGTGCGATATTAATATTGGCAGGATTCTGGTTAATTAGGGGTTCTAATTTATCTACGGATAATAATGGAGAACCTTCTGGTGATCAAAGTAATAAAGTTACTAGTACAGAAAGCAATGATAGTGGCGAGGTATATGTAGATGTTAAAGGAGAAGTTAAACATCCGGGGATGTATAAGTTAAATTCTGGCAGTAGAGTTAATGACGCTATTAAACAAGCTGAAGGTTTTACAAAGAATGCTGATCAATCATCTATAAACTTAGCGCAGAATCTTTCTGATGAAGAAGTGATTGTTGTGGATAACTACAAAAATCATAAGGAAAATACACAGAATTCATTTTCTAATGCTTCTTCAAACAATAGTGAACCTGGAAAAATACATTTAAATTCTGCAGATACTAATGAATTGCAAAAATTGGATAGAGTAGGAGCTAAAACTGCTCAAAAGATAGTTGATTTTAGAAATGAAAACCATGGATTTAAAAACATAGAAGAAATAAAGCAAGTTAGTGGATTAGGTGATAAGAGTTACGAAAGATTAAAAGATTCTGTAACACTATAA
- the holA gene encoding DNA polymerase III subunit delta gives MKVNDLFKNIENNEVNPLYLVLGKQEYLINEIKKHFVNLIPEEEKTMNFASYDMESQNVATAIGDAMSLPFFGEKRLVIINHPYFLTGERSKANIDHDIDSLIEYVKHPQPSTVMVIVAPYEKLDGRKKVTKNIKKNAEIVDLTSLNERDVESYVYSSIKRKGYSISKTVLNQLLQRVSNDLTLAMTELPKLYLYCYDTKEITDEAVNNLIAKSLDQNVFDLVRYVMKKDAKNAIDLYRELILQEQQPLQINAILLSQFRLLLQVLVLSRKGHSQGRIAEKLKVHPYRVKLALRSVRKYNFDNLRDAYLGLVTLEEKLKSTSESPELLFQMFTLKFADNKIA, from the coding sequence ATGAAAGTTAATGACTTGTTTAAAAATATCGAAAATAATGAAGTTAATCCTTTATATTTAGTTTTAGGAAAACAAGAATATTTAATTAATGAAATAAAGAAACATTTTGTTAATTTAATTCCAGAAGAAGAAAAGACTATGAACTTTGCTAGCTATGATATGGAAAGCCAAAATGTAGCTACTGCAATAGGGGATGCAATGTCATTACCTTTCTTTGGTGAAAAACGTTTAGTGATTATCAATCATCCTTATTTTTTAACTGGAGAAAGAAGTAAGGCTAATATCGATCATGATATTGATAGTTTGATAGAATACGTAAAACATCCACAACCTAGTACGGTAATGGTTATTGTTGCCCCTTATGAAAAATTGGATGGTAGAAAAAAAGTTACCAAGAATATAAAGAAAAATGCTGAAATAGTAGATTTAACCTCTTTAAATGAGCGTGACGTTGAATCATATGTATATTCTTCTATTAAACGAAAAGGGTATTCTATTTCTAAAACAGTATTAAATCAGTTGTTGCAAAGAGTATCTAATGACCTTACTTTAGCTATGACTGAATTACCTAAATTATATTTATATTGCTATGATACTAAAGAGATAACTGATGAAGCAGTTAATAATTTAATTGCTAAATCATTAGATCAAAACGTGTTTGATTTGGTTAGATATGTAATGAAGAAAGATGCAAAAAATGCTATTGATTTGTATCGAGAATTGATATTGCAGGAACAACAACCATTGCAAATTAATGCAATACTACTTTCGCAATTTAGATTACTTTTGCAAGTTTTGGTACTAAGTAGGAAAGGGCATAGTCAAGGTAGGATTGCTGAAAAATTAAAAGTGCATCCTTATCGAGTTAAGCTGGCCTTAAGAAGTGTAAGAAAGTATAATTTTGACAATTTGAGGGATGCATATTTGGGATTAGTTACTTTAGAAGAAAAGCTAAAATCAACTAGTGAGTCACCAGAGTTATTGTTTCAAATGTTTACTCTAAAGTTTGCTGATAATAAAATTGCATAA
- the rpsT gene encoding 30S ribosomal protein S20 codes for MPVIKSAIERVKTNEKANKRNASQLNQMRTAVKKFEKADANADNREELFNNAVSALDHAASKGLIKANKAARNKSRLANMLNK; via the coding sequence ATGCCTGTTATTAAATCTGCTATCGAACGTGTAAAAACTAATGAAAAAGCAAACAAACGTAACGCTTCTCAATTAAACCAAATGAGAACTGCTGTTAAGAAGTTTGAAAAAGCTGATGCAAATGCTGACAACCGTGAAGAATTATTCAACAACGCTGTTAGTGCATTAGATCATGCTGCTTCAAAGGGCTTAATCAAGGCTAACAAGGCTGCACGTAACAAGTCACGTCTAGCTAACATGCTAAACAAATAA
- the tig gene encoding trigger factor: protein MSAKWEKKGTNDGELTFEISVDQVKEGLDKAFNKNKKNITVPGFRKGKVSRKIFNEMYGEEALYQDALNIVLPEAYSAAIKETGIEPVAQPEVNIDSLEKGKPWVLKANVTVKPDVELGDYKGMVVEKPNTRVYQKDIDAKLEEMQKNQAELVLKEDKAAENGDTVVIDFDGYVDGKQFDGGKANNYSLELGSKSFIPGFEDQLVGHKAGEDVDVNVTFPEEYQAKELAGKEATFKTTIHEVKTKEMPKLDDEFAKDVDEDVDSLDELKDKIKDQLKDQKKTEGENQVEDAAIKAAVKNATVKEIPQAMIDEDTQRQMDQYLAGMQQQGINAQMYFQLTGTKPEDLKKQFANGAEERVKTNLVLEAIVKDAKIEATQDEIDQQVKDLASQYGMKEEAVRGALTDDMLKHDISIQKAVKLITDNADQEPKSKLNK, encoded by the coding sequence ATGTCAGCAAAATGGGAAAAGAAAGGCACTAATGATGGAGAATTAACTTTCGAAATTAGTGTTGATCAAGTAAAAGAAGGATTAGATAAAGCCTTCAACAAGAACAAGAAAAATATTACTGTTCCTGGTTTCCGTAAAGGAAAAGTTTCACGTAAGATTTTTAATGAAATGTACGGTGAAGAAGCATTATACCAAGATGCATTAAACATCGTTCTTCCTGAAGCTTACAGTGCAGCTATTAAGGAAACTGGTATTGAACCAGTTGCTCAACCAGAAGTAAATATTGACAGTCTAGAAAAAGGTAAGCCATGGGTATTAAAGGCTAATGTTACTGTAAAACCTGATGTTGAATTAGGTGACTACAAGGGCATGGTTGTTGAAAAGCCAAACACTCGTGTATACCAAAAAGACATTGATGCAAAACTAGAAGAAATGCAAAAGAACCAAGCAGAACTTGTTCTAAAAGAAGACAAGGCTGCTGAAAACGGTGATACTGTTGTTATTGATTTCGACGGTTACGTTGATGGTAAACAATTTGACGGTGGAAAAGCTAACAACTACTCACTAGAATTAGGTTCAAAATCATTTATTCCAGGATTTGAAGATCAATTAGTTGGTCACAAAGCTGGTGAAGATGTAGATGTTAATGTTACATTCCCAGAAGAATACCAAGCTAAAGAATTAGCAGGTAAGGAAGCAACATTCAAGACTACTATTCATGAAGTTAAGACTAAGGAAATGCCTAAACTTGACGATGAATTCGCTAAGGATGTTGACGAAGATGTAGACAGCTTAGACGAACTAAAAGACAAGATTAAGGATCAATTAAAGGATCAAAAGAAGACTGAAGGGGAAAACCAAGTAGAAGATGCTGCTATCAAGGCTGCAGTTAAGAATGCTACTGTAAAAGAAATTCCTCAAGCTATGATTGATGAAGACACTCAACGTCAAATGGATCAATACTTAGCAGGTATGCAACAACAAGGTATCAATGCTCAAATGTACTTCCAATTAACTGGTACAAAGCCAGAAGATTTGAAGAAACAATTTGCTAACGGTGCTGAAGAACGTGTTAAGACTAACCTTGTTCTTGAAGCAATCGTTAAGGATGCTAAGATTGAAGCAACCCAAGACGAAATTGACCAACAAGTTAAAGACTTAGCTAGCCAATACGGTATGAAGGAAGAAGCTGTTCGTGGTGCCTTAACAGATGACATGCTAAAACATGACATTTCAATTCAAAAAGCTGTTAAGTTAATCACTGACAATGCTGACCAAGAACCAAAATCAAAGCTAAACAAGTAG
- a CDS encoding ComE operon protein 2 gives MTKHRIPWDKYFMLQAVLLSTRGTCNRLSVGATIVRDKRIIAGGYNGSVAGDKHCIDEGCYMRNGHCLRTIHAEMNAISQCAKFGESTDGAEIYVTDFPCLACTKVLLQAGIKKINYLRNYHNDEYALSLIKLKNVELNQVVLDEETIKQIKFSSYLPK, from the coding sequence ATGACTAAACACAGAATTCCATGGGATAAATATTTTATGCTACAAGCTGTATTGTTATCCACAAGAGGAACATGCAATCGTTTATCCGTAGGTGCAACTATCGTACGTGATAAAAGAATCATAGCCGGTGGATATAATGGATCTGTAGCTGGAGATAAACACTGTATCGATGAAGGTTGTTATATGCGTAATGGACATTGCTTGAGAACTATTCATGCGGAGATGAACGCTATCTCACAATGTGCTAAATTTGGTGAATCCACTGATGGCGCAGAAATTTATGTTACCGATTTTCCATGCCTTGCTTGTACTAAAGTCTTATTGCAAGCTGGAATTAAAAAGATTAACTACCTAAGAAACTATCATAATGATGAATATGCACTTTCATTGATTAAGCTAAAAAATGTGGAATTAAATCAAGTAGTACTTGATGAAGAAACCATTAAACAAATAAAATTTAGTTCTTATTTACCAAAATAA
- the tuf gene encoding elongation factor Tu: MAKEHYERTKPHVNIGTIGHIDHGKTTLTAAITKVLSEKGLADASDYAQIDAAPEERERGITINTAHVEYSTEKRHYAHIDAPGHADYVKNMITGAAQMDGAILVVAATDGPMPQTREHILLARQVGVEHIVVFLNKTDLVDDDELVDLVEMEVRELLSEYDYPGDDIPVIRGSALKALQDDQEQKDVILHLMDVVDEYIPTPQRDDSKPLLMPVEDVFTITGRGTVASGRIDRGVVKVGDEVEIIGLVEDILKSTVTGLEMFRKTLDEGEAGDNVGMLLRGINRDQVVRGQVIAAPGSIKTHTNFKAQVYALSKDEGGRHTPFFSNYRPQFYFHTTDVTGVITLGDGVEMVMPGDNVEFSVELTKPVAIEQGTKFTIREGGHTVGAGVVSDIDD; this comes from the coding sequence ATGGCAAAAGAACATTATGAAAGAACAAAACCCCATGTAAATATTGGTACTATTGGCCATATTGATCATGGTAAGACTACTTTAACTGCAGCTATTACTAAAGTGCTATCAGAAAAAGGTCTAGCTGACGCTTCTGATTACGCTCAAATCGATGCTGCTCCAGAAGAACGTGAACGTGGTATTACTATCAACACTGCCCACGTTGAATACTCAACTGAAAAGCGTCACTACGCTCATATTGATGCCCCAGGACATGCTGACTACGTTAAGAACATGATCACTGGTGCTGCTCAAATGGATGGTGCCATCCTAGTTGTTGCCGCAACTGATGGTCCTATGCCACAAACTCGTGAACATATCCTACTTGCTCGCCAAGTTGGTGTTGAACACATCGTTGTATTCTTAAACAAGACTGACTTAGTTGACGATGACGAATTAGTTGACTTAGTTGAAATGGAAGTACGTGAATTACTTTCAGAATACGATTACCCTGGTGACGATATTCCTGTAATTCGTGGTTCAGCTCTAAAGGCTTTACAAGACGACCAAGAACAAAAGGATGTTATCTTACACTTAATGGATGTTGTTGATGAATACATCCCAACTCCACAACGTGATGATTCCAAGCCACTATTAATGCCTGTTGAAGATGTATTTACTATCACTGGTCGTGGTACTGTTGCATCTGGTCGTATCGACCGTGGTGTTGTTAAAGTTGGTGACGAAGTTGAAATCATCGGTCTTGTTGAAGACATCTTGAAGTCAACTGTTACTGGACTAGAAATGTTCCGTAAGACTCTTGACGAAGGTGAAGCTGGTGATAACGTTGGTATGCTATTACGTGGTATCAACCGTGACCAAGTTGTTCGTGGACAAGTTATTGCTGCTCCAGGTTCAATCAAGACTCACACTAACTTCAAAGCTCAAGTATATGCTTTAAGTAAAGACGAAGGTGGTCGTCATACACCATTCTTCTCAAACTACCGTCCTCAATTCTACTTCCATACTACTGATGTTACTGGTGTTATTACACTAGGTGACGGTGTAGAAATGGTTATGCCTGGTGATAACGTTGAATTCTCAGTTGAATTAACTAAACCAGTTGCTATTGAACAAGGTACTAAGTTCACTATCCGTGAAGGTGGACACACTGTTGGTGCCGGTGTTGTTTCAGACATCGATGACTAA
- a CDS encoding DNA internalization-related competence protein ComEC/Rec2 — MVGIVSIILFGESWLGWILFILWIIRILALKNKLVTLITTILVVIFVFIGIINLQNTQKKQRISNNQTELDLKVYPDEIKSSDNSFYGTFESQDSGEKYLASGNDYKKISSINYPFILHVKGEVKGIDGATNFNQFDAKSYYQSLGVFKKLTIKNMTVSHELSKKSIVNYIHFLRMKGINYFNTLPHPLNLYANSLFLGEMDGSFNDELTGIKSLGLIHLFSISGLHVYYIVSLMTLILVKLRITKEKINIILLILLPTYFILAGSSIGLLRSIISVEIGLLFKLFSKKSTALDTWSITFIVNLMMQPTMLLQFGCQLSYALAFGLIFTSRMKTIKQTIMMNLVSLPIIIYKLFTWHLLTMLANYLVIPIFSSIIMPIILIAIVVSPISYWIPQLVAWLLELFDVCINYLGGLPGNIVMGKPHIIVTLILFICTLWVIAETTKRKLLILFMLYLLTFMWIHFPISGEVSFFDVGQGDSALVREPFNKSVNLIDTGGKLQFGRKTPVYQADKISVNYLYSIGIDYVDNLALSHQDTDHVGDTPIILQKLKVKNLIIDDGMQNNGSFMQKVRPYLKNTKLITVKAGNKVKGFPFEIYHPFKPGLGSNEDSMVLSTQQGQKRWLFMGDLPSNGEKDIIHKYPQLKTDVLKLGHHGSNTSSSNEFLKFLHPELSVISAGRNNRYHHPSKETLEKLNSNGLKYVNTQNQGMISYRYGLFGKRFTEKLQGDNQ, encoded by the coding sequence TTGGTAGGTATAGTAAGTATTATTTTATTTGGTGAATCGTGGCTAGGATGGATATTATTTATATTGTGGATAATTCGCATTCTAGCTTTGAAGAATAAATTAGTAACATTGATAACCACTATTTTAGTGGTTATTTTTGTATTTATTGGAATAATTAACCTACAAAATACGCAAAAGAAACAAAGAATATCCAACAATCAGACTGAACTTGATTTAAAAGTTTATCCTGATGAAATAAAATCTAGTGATAATAGTTTTTATGGTACTTTTGAAAGTCAGGATAGCGGAGAAAAGTATTTAGCATCTGGTAATGATTACAAAAAAATATCTAGTATTAACTATCCTTTTATTTTGCATGTTAAAGGGGAAGTAAAAGGAATTGATGGTGCGACTAATTTTAATCAGTTTGACGCAAAAAGCTATTATCAATCACTAGGTGTTTTTAAGAAATTAACTATAAAAAATATGACTGTAAGTCATGAGCTGTCTAAAAAATCTATAGTAAACTACATTCATTTTTTGCGAATGAAAGGAATTAACTATTTCAATACTTTACCGCATCCCTTAAATTTATATGCCAACAGTTTGTTTTTAGGGGAGATGGATGGATCGTTCAATGATGAACTAACTGGAATTAAGTCACTGGGATTAATACATCTATTTAGTATATCCGGATTACATGTTTACTATATTGTTAGTCTAATGACTTTAATTTTAGTTAAGCTAAGAATAACTAAAGAAAAGATCAACATAATTTTATTGATATTGTTACCTACTTATTTTATTTTGGCAGGTTCGTCGATAGGTCTTCTTAGATCGATTATATCGGTAGAGATAGGATTGTTATTTAAATTATTCTCGAAGAAATCAACTGCTTTAGATACTTGGAGTATTACTTTTATTGTTAATTTAATGATGCAGCCCACGATGTTATTGCAATTTGGATGTCAATTAAGTTATGCACTAGCTTTTGGACTGATTTTTACCAGCAGAATGAAAACTATAAAACAAACGATAATGATGAATTTGGTGAGTTTGCCTATTATCATTTATAAATTATTTACTTGGCATTTATTAACTATGTTGGCTAACTATTTAGTTATTCCGATATTTTCTTCGATAATTATGCCTATTATATTAATAGCGATAGTGGTAAGTCCTATTTCTTACTGGATACCACAGTTAGTTGCATGGCTTTTAGAACTTTTTGATGTATGTATTAACTATTTAGGAGGATTACCAGGCAATATTGTTATGGGAAAACCACATATCATAGTGACGTTGATATTATTTATATGTACTTTGTGGGTAATTGCAGAAACAACCAAACGTAAATTACTGATATTATTCATGTTGTATTTATTAACGTTTATGTGGATACATTTTCCAATTAGTGGTGAAGTTAGTTTCTTTGATGTAGGACAAGGTGACAGTGCACTAGTGCGGGAACCATTTAATAAGAGTGTTAATTTGATAGATACTGGTGGAAAATTACAATTTGGTAGAAAAACTCCTGTTTATCAGGCAGATAAGATATCAGTTAATTATTTATATAGTATTGGAATTGATTATGTAGATAATTTAGCTTTAAGTCACCAAGATACTGATCATGTGGGGGATACACCCATTATTTTACAAAAATTAAAGGTTAAAAATTTAATTATTGATGACGGGATGCAGAATAATGGAAGCTTTATGCAGAAAGTTAGGCCTTATTTAAAAAATACGAAATTAATAACTGTAAAAGCTGGTAATAAAGTAAAAGGATTTCCCTTTGAAATTTATCATCCATTTAAGCCGGGCCTAGGAAGCAATGAAGATTCTATGGTATTGTCCACTCAACAAGGACAAAAGAGATGGTTATTTATGGGAGACTTACCATCTAATGGTGAGAAAGATATTATTCATAAATATCCTCAACTTAAAACGGATGTATTAAAGCTAGGACATCATGGTAGTAATACGTCCAGTTCCAATGAATTTTTAAAATTTTTGCATCCGGAATTGTCGGTAATATCAGCAGGACGAAACAATCGATATCATCATCCAAGTAAAGAGACTTTAGAAAAATTAAATAGTAACGGATTGAAGTATGTAAACACACAAAACCAGGGTATGATATCATATAGATATGGATTATTCGGAAAACGATTTACCGAAAAATTGCAGGGGGATAACCAATGA